One part of the Leucobacter triazinivorans genome encodes these proteins:
- a CDS encoding ABC transporter ATP-binding protein, producing the protein MSQSPEPTEQDPVTPSRRDRLRPLELVGFSGVLGVFAGLIVLMATRDWVLSLIFLAVGFIVSVMMVALVGLGGKPSAEDLEARKDLRRPDDTNWH; encoded by the coding sequence ATGAGCCAGTCTCCCGAGCCCACCGAGCAGGATCCCGTGACCCCGTCGCGCCGGGATCGCCTGCGCCCGCTGGAACTCGTCGGCTTCTCCGGGGTGCTCGGCGTGTTCGCCGGACTGATCGTGCTCATGGCGACCCGCGATTGGGTGCTCTCGCTCATCTTCCTGGCGGTCGGCTTCATCGTCTCGGTGATGATGGTGGCGCTCGTGGGGCTCGGCGGCAAGCCGAGCGCCGAGGATCTCGAGGCGCGCAAGGATCTGCGTCGCCCAGACGACACGAACTGGCACTGA